A window from Citrus sinensis cultivar Valencia sweet orange chromosome 3, DVS_A1.0, whole genome shotgun sequence encodes these proteins:
- the LOC102629181 gene encoding MLO-like protein 1, translated as MAEGGTTLEQTPTWVVAVVCSVIVIISLTVERLLHHLGKILKKKNQKPLFEALQKIKEELMLLGFISLLLTVCQGLISKICMPEHLSRKWLPCDPEKDDKDTKTAAHFQAFFSAFSAHHGTGRRLLADAASEGNCPKGKVPLLSTTALHHLHIFIFVLAVAHVTFCALTILFGGAKIRQWKHWEDSVANEEFDAEEVLKTKFTHVHEHDFIKSRFRGVGKSHRLSGWMHSFFKQFYGSVNKSDYTTMRLGFIMNHCRGNPQFNFHRYMMRALEADFKKVVGISWYLWVFVVVFLLLNVHNWHAYFWISFIPFILLLAVGTKLEHIITQLAHEVAEKHVAIEGDLYVKPSDDHFWFRKPRLVLVLIHIILFQNSFEIAVFLWICVQYKFHSCIMGPYGYIIPRLIIGLFVQFFCSYSTLPLYAIVTQMGSSFKKSIFDEHIQEGLVGWAKQAKKNMGLRKAAAKGSNQVVHKDDSSASTQMTNVQSEQNSAIDQDGNNASEIVPDTAHK; from the exons ATGGCAGAAGGTGGAACGACTTTAGAGCAGACGCCGACGTGGGTGGTTGCCGTAGTTTGCAGTGTCATCGTTATCATTTCTCTTACTGTTGAACGCCTCCTCCATCATCTTGGCAAG atattgaagaaaaagaatcagAAACCACTTTTTGAAGCCTTACAGAAGATCAAAGAAG AGTTGATGCTATTGGGTTTTATATCGCTGTTGCTCACAGTGTGTCAAGGACTAATCTCCAAAATTTGCATGCCCGAGCACTTGTCACGCAAATGGTTGCCTTGTGATCCGGAGAAGGACGACAAGGATACCAAGACTGCCGCCCATTTTCAGGCCTTTTTCTCTGCTTTTAGTGCGCACCATGGCACCGGCCGTCGCCTCCTAGCTGATGCAGCCTCTGAGGGCAATTGTCCAAAG GGAAAGGTCCCCTTGCTGTCTACAACAGCATTGCATCATCTTCACATATTCATCTTCGTTCTGGCCGTCGCACATGTCACTTTCTGTGCTTTAACTATCCTTTTTGGAGGAGCAAAA ATTCGTCAATGGAAACATTGGGAGGATTCTGTTGCAAACGAAGAATTTGATGCAGAAGAAG ttctcaaaacaaaatttacccATGTTCATGAGCATGATTTTATCAAGAGTCGCTTTCGGGGTGTTGGAAAAAGTCATCGCTTGTCAGGTTGGATG CATTCATTTTTCAAGCAATTTTATGGATCAGTGAACAAGTCAGATTACACTACCATGCGCCTCGGCTTCATCATG AATCATTGCAGGGGAAACCCACAGTTCAATTTTCACCGATACATGATGCGTGCCCTTGAAGCTGATTTTAAGAAAGTTGTTGGAATAAG CTGGTATCTATGGGTATTCGTGGTGGTTTTCCTGCTGCTTAATGTTCATA ATTGGCATGCATATTTTTGGATATCATTCATTCCCTTCATC CTTCTACTAGCTGTGGGAACTAAGCTAGAGCATATAATAACCCAATTAGCCCATGAGGTTGCGGAGAAACATGTTGCCATTGAAGGAGACTTGTATGTTAAGCCTTCAGACGATCACTTCTGGTTTCGCAAGCCTCGCCTCGTTCTCGTACTAATTCACATCATTCTATTCCAAAATTCGTTTGAAATTGCGGTTTTCCTCTGGATTTGT GTTCAATATAAGTTCCACTCCTGCATTATGGGACCTTATGGTTATATCATTCCGAGACTTATCATCGG GTTGTTTGTTCAGTTCTTTTGTAGCTACAGTACCCTGCCACTTTATGCAATTGTCACACAA ATGGGGAGTTCATTCAAGAAATCTATCTTTGATGAGCATATACAAGAAGGCCTTGTTGGCTGGGCCAAGCAAGCAAAGAAGAACATGGGATTGAGAAAGGCTGCTGCTAAGGGCTCAAATCAAGTGGTTCACAAAGATGATTCTTCTGCGTCAACTCAGATGACAAATGTACAAAGCGAGCAAAATTCTGCAATAGATCAAGACGGCAATAATGCAAGTGAAATCGTACCAGACACTGCTCATAAATGA
- the LOC102619198 gene encoding uncharacterized protein LOC102619198, which yields MESMGDAFDAFFQAVVGGASGSQDSAVPPKGSRPPRAPGPKGKSQGTSHSGSKGTPRSKKRKFGLVSTFPDELREGDLDPASNKEVSHLARHFYYSAENVTSEVAKEADKMSLSQRYGQALRATKEASFLLSHCLPDLDSLVAAQSEVDKLRSELQSHQSREDQLAREVKTLQECIAGLSGEKARVEKDCEELRATNGICYLDKRRWQRMHSHSS from the exons ATGGAATCGATGGGTGACGCTTTTGACGCCTTCTTCCAAGCGGTAGTGGGCGGTGCTTCCGGATCTCAGGATTCGGCAGTACCCCCGAAAGGCTCCCGACCTCCTCGAGCTCCCGGTCCAAAGGGGAAATCTCAGGGTACCTCCCATAGCGGGTCAAAGGGTACCCCTCGCtcgaagaagagaaaattcgGGCTGGTTTCTACTTTCCCCGATGAGTTACGTGAGGGTGACTTAGACCCGGCTTCTAACAAGGAGGTTTCGCACTTGGCTCGCCACTTTTATTACTCTGCTGAAAATGTTACCTCCGAGGTTGCTAAAGAGGCTGACAAGATGAGCTTGAGCCAACGTTACGGTCAAGCACTTAGGGCTACCAAAGAG GCATCCTTTCTCCTTAGCCACTGCCTTCCGGATCTCGACTCCCTTGTTGCCGCACAGTCAGAGGTCGACAAGTTAAGGAGTGAGCTTCAAAGCCATCAATCTCGTGAGGATCAGCTCGCTCGAGAAGTTAAAACTCTGCAAGAATGCATTGCTGGCCTGTCGGGAGAGAAAGCTAGGGTGGAGAAGGATTGTGAGGAGTTGAGGGCCACCAACGGGATCTGCTATCTCGACAAAAGACGATGGCAGAGGATGCATTCTCACTCATCATGA
- the LOC102631347 gene encoding 60S ribosomal protein L9-like isoform X1 — MKTILSSETMDIPDGVKIKINAKIIEVEGPRGKLSRDFKHLNLDFHLMTDEETGKRKLKIDAWFGSRKTSAAIRTALSHVGNLITGVTKGYRYKMRFVYAHFPINASIGNANKSIEIRNFLGEKKVRKVDMLDGVTVVRSEKVKDELILDGNDIELVSRSAALINQKCHVKNKDIRKFLDGIYVSERGTIFEEN; from the exons atgAAGACAATACTATCATCAGAGACGATGGACATCCCAGACGGGGTGAAAATCAAGATCAATGCTAAGATCATCGAGGTTGAGGGGCCCAGAGGGAAGCTCAGCCGGGATTTCAAGCACCTGAATCTCGACTTCCATCTGATGACCGACGAGGAAACCGGGAAGCGGAAGCTCAAGATCGACGCTTGGTTCGGTTCTCGCAAGACCAGCGCCGCCATCAGGACTGCCCTCAGCCACGTCGGGAATCTCATCACCGGTGTCACCAAGGGATACCGCTACAAGATGAGATTCGTCTACGCTCACTTCCCCATCAACGCCTCCATCGGCAATGCCAACAAGTCCATCGAGATCCGAAACTTTCTTGGGGAGAAGAAG GTTCGCAAAGTGGACATGCTTGATGGTGTTACTGTTGTTCGGTCTGAGAAGGTTAAGGATGAACTCATTCTTGATGGGAATGACATTGAGCTTGTGTCTCGGTCTGCTGCTCTGATCAACCAG AAATGCCATGTGAAGAACAAGGACATTAGGAAATTCCTTGACGGGATCTATGTCAGCGAGAGAGGCacaatatttgaagaaaactGA
- the LOC127900753 gene encoding uncharacterized protein LOC127900753, with protein MTYQSPFTMEIRTAALPEAFAMSQISQYSGTTDPSEHAELYRDQMLIKGVDESAMCRMFTHTLTGPAKSWFRSLKAGSISSLHQLLSEFTKEFSYASTQDRVASKLAFIKQGEAEPLAEYVSRFHQEVLRTGAFGNQYTLTHFEKNLRLGKLWRSFQNERPLSYGEARSRALQQVEMDEKCQLKRQEDKADVTKNKEKPKRVEAPIPRVPRARSPPRAALRGRGYNP; from the coding sequence ATGACCTACCAATCGCCATTCACTATGGAGATTAGGACAGCAGCTCTCCCCGAGGCGTTCGCCATGTCTCAGATATCCCAATACTCGGGTACTACTGATCCCTCGGAGCATGCTGAGCTATACCGTGACCAAATGCTTATTAAGGGTGTAGATGAGAGCGCCATGTGTAGGATgtttacacacacactcacGGGCCCCGCGAAGTCATGGTTTCGCTCTTTGAAAGCGGGTAGCATATCTTCCTTACACCAATTGTTATCCGAATTTACTAAAGAGTTTTCCTATGCTTCCACTCAAGATAGGGTAGCCTCCAAACTTGCCTTTATCAAGCAAGGGGAGGCCGAGCCTTTGGCGGAGTATGTAAGTCGTTTCCACCAAGAGGTGCTGCGAACCGGAGCATTTGGAAACCAATACACATTGacccattttgagaaaaatttgCGGTTGGGTAAGTTATGGCGTTCTTTTCAAAATGAGCGTCCACTTTCATATGGGGAAGCTCGTTCTCGAGCATTGCAACAAGTGGAAATGGACGAAAAATGCCAATTAAAGCGCCAAGAAGATAAGGCCGATGTTACAAAGAACAAGGAGAAGCCCAAGAGGGTGGAAGCCCCAATACCGCGGGTACCCCGAGCACGGAGCCCTCCACGGGCTGCCCTGCGGGGACGAGGGTATAACCCTTAG
- the LOC102631347 gene encoding 60S ribosomal protein L9-like isoform X2 has translation MKTILSSETMDIPDGVKIKINAKIIEVEGPRGKLSRDFKHLNLDFHLMTDEETGKRKLKIDAWFGSRKTSAAIRTALSHVGNLITGVTKGYRYKMRFVYAHFPINASIGNANKSIEIRNFLGEKKVRKVDMLDGVTVVRSEKVKDELILDGNDIELVSRSAALINQIFYFDRNAM, from the exons atgAAGACAATACTATCATCAGAGACGATGGACATCCCAGACGGGGTGAAAATCAAGATCAATGCTAAGATCATCGAGGTTGAGGGGCCCAGAGGGAAGCTCAGCCGGGATTTCAAGCACCTGAATCTCGACTTCCATCTGATGACCGACGAGGAAACCGGGAAGCGGAAGCTCAAGATCGACGCTTGGTTCGGTTCTCGCAAGACCAGCGCCGCCATCAGGACTGCCCTCAGCCACGTCGGGAATCTCATCACCGGTGTCACCAAGGGATACCGCTACAAGATGAGATTCGTCTACGCTCACTTCCCCATCAACGCCTCCATCGGCAATGCCAACAAGTCCATCGAGATCCGAAACTTTCTTGGGGAGAAGAAG GTTCGCAAAGTGGACATGCTTGATGGTGTTACTGTTGTTCGGTCTGAGAAGGTTAAGGATGAACTCATTCTTGATGGGAATGACATTGAGCTTGTGTCTCGGTCTGCTGCTCTGATCAACCAG ATCTTTTATTTTGACAGAAATGCCATGTGA